The following are from one region of the Sandaracinus amylolyticus genome:
- a CDS encoding class I SAM-dependent methyltransferase, with protein MTPDELARALRRGCPVDDDEFDRLLIERYRCVAARYFTPIAVAARAAHVLESYGVRTVLDVGSGVGKLCIVAALGSDLELTGIEQRAPMVLESRRLAARFGVSHRARFERGTIEAIDLAAFDALYVFNSFAENVFPVSERLDATVELSATRMARDLAIVERALERMPLAGSLLTYHGFGGEIPDTFDCVHEETAGTDVLRLWSKRRTRPGGARWIEVGDEWMLCDESAAVRARALARTRFEIVVREQDEG; from the coding sequence GTGACGCCGGACGAGCTCGCGCGCGCGCTCCGGCGCGGGTGCCCGGTCGACGACGACGAGTTCGACCGGCTCTTGATCGAGCGCTACCGGTGCGTCGCAGCGCGCTACTTCACGCCCATCGCGGTCGCGGCGAGGGCGGCTCACGTGCTCGAGTCGTACGGCGTGCGCACCGTGCTCGACGTCGGCTCGGGGGTCGGGAAGCTCTGCATCGTCGCGGCGCTCGGGAGCGACCTCGAGCTGACCGGGATCGAGCAGCGAGCGCCGATGGTGCTCGAGTCGCGTCGCCTCGCCGCGCGCTTCGGTGTGTCGCACCGAGCGCGCTTCGAGCGCGGCACGATCGAAGCGATCGATCTCGCGGCGTTCGATGCGCTCTACGTGTTCAACTCGTTCGCGGAGAACGTCTTTCCCGTGAGCGAGCGGCTCGATGCGACGGTCGAGCTCTCCGCGACGCGCATGGCGCGCGACCTCGCGATCGTCGAGCGCGCCCTCGAGCGCATGCCGCTCGCGGGATCGTTGCTCACCTACCACGGGTTCGGCGGCGAGATCCCCGACACGTTCGACTGCGTCCACGAGGAGACGGCGGGGACCGACGTGCTGCGGCTGTGGTCCAAGCGACGCACGAGGCCCGGCGGTGCGCGGTGGATCGAGGTCGGCGACGAATGGATGCTCTGCGACGAGAGCGCGGCGGTGCGAGCACGCGCGCTGGCCCGGACGAGGTTCGAGATCGTCGTCCGGGAGCAGGACGAAGGATGA
- a CDS encoding serine/threonine-protein kinase, whose amino-acid sequence MLPAAVQEALSTLTAALAVDPAIQGALYARWRANAMPEPDLPREVGAAADVLDRAMPALTRSQNGLADLGALFGDPAGAIVFTWCAAGAARRDARMARLLASAATRPELASRVAAAARARVVEGPLLDALACAPLLGTGDRFALPENAEAAARMEILLWEAGATALSLPDLGAWIWATRETFEAIVARPAHGSLRGRVLAARCLEVSARGIPANVDPELVGRTLQVLQPLLLHPEPLVWIHASRALGRLTGSIDQLEGTLLDWMRGESVLLRQRALTAFASLPAERLKVLASELVHILDSPEEGWALAAVAAATPYLFFERRDLWDRLAARILEGDGGAVAARALARGLGTLWRRGTNQSAIEAPMRQLREMARRARASSLDEQRRWLEVIAVTDPVDGAERDPLDLELGLENLVRIAAQYDDDEADARAARFAGSLAATFAEASRIALGTDTVRHRAAAINALEGCARSLALRLWGPLLATRPEGEHVDAPDLEATWTTIARAPAEILDLLKERERTEDDLPLEVLAVRLGGYALDACGEDSELGPGSGPTAHGTCRWLRKVEGLADGARDLPAPLEGALSALFWRLVDTTRGTALGEVDDVRWLGPFAAWWALVIDRPAMLQQLAHALPMMAEGALARCCEEAEALRTAVASGEADGKWGAAAAEALASLQTDDTELAHALAGLARGLEKFGVAAGPKPDLEALCLDLVMSAERLQGALADPVKALHPASEMTAESSLSRAATENAPRVAALVARAIRARELSMLEVWFASLGPVASALVEGAVSGAVRRSPPPPPAPKKKEPKIIEGYELVKPLGEGGIGTVWLVRKPGADRFFVLKIPKADALAGASDTEREGILASFVEEAKALAGLYHPNVANIIDRGVSGAVPFLVLEYLIGADLKQYATARPMSLFELRQVVVESCAGLAALHAAGLVHRDIKPANLWLRLPLSGGERFEGDRHRDPARAQPLATVVIDFGMVRAMRVPPDVGGKFVAGTPGYIAPEQVLDPVELDGRADVYALAGTIYNVTTGRTFFDDLESPRDRIIAHMNRDPFEDGERLRAYPAAMAKLLRAATAISPKDRPHPMELAREFVAAL is encoded by the coding sequence ATGCTACCCGCGGCGGTCCAAGAGGCGCTCTCCACGCTGACTGCGGCGCTCGCGGTCGATCCCGCGATCCAAGGCGCGCTCTACGCGCGCTGGCGCGCGAACGCGATGCCGGAGCCCGATCTGCCGCGCGAGGTCGGCGCGGCGGCGGACGTGCTCGATCGCGCGATGCCCGCGCTGACGCGCTCGCAGAACGGGCTCGCCGATCTCGGCGCGCTCTTCGGCGACCCCGCGGGCGCGATCGTGTTCACGTGGTGCGCGGCGGGCGCGGCCCGTCGTGACGCGCGCATGGCGCGTCTGCTCGCGAGCGCGGCGACGCGTCCCGAGCTCGCCTCGCGCGTCGCGGCCGCGGCGCGTGCGCGCGTCGTCGAGGGCCCGCTGCTCGACGCGCTCGCGTGCGCGCCGCTGCTCGGCACCGGCGATCGCTTCGCGCTGCCCGAGAACGCCGAGGCCGCGGCGCGCATGGAGATCCTGCTCTGGGAAGCGGGCGCGACCGCGCTCTCGCTGCCCGATCTCGGCGCGTGGATCTGGGCGACGCGCGAGACGTTCGAGGCGATCGTCGCGCGTCCCGCGCACGGCTCGCTGCGCGGTCGTGTGCTCGCGGCGCGCTGTCTCGAGGTGAGCGCGCGTGGCATCCCGGCGAACGTCGATCCCGAGCTCGTCGGTCGCACGCTGCAGGTGCTGCAGCCGCTCTTGCTGCATCCCGAGCCGCTGGTGTGGATCCACGCGTCGCGCGCGCTGGGTCGGCTCACGGGATCGATCGATCAGCTCGAGGGCACGCTGCTCGACTGGATGCGCGGCGAGTCGGTGCTGTTGCGGCAGCGCGCGCTCACCGCGTTCGCGTCGCTGCCGGCCGAGCGGCTCAAGGTGCTCGCGAGCGAGCTGGTGCACATCCTCGACTCGCCCGAGGAAGGCTGGGCGCTCGCTGCGGTCGCGGCCGCGACGCCGTACTTGTTCTTCGAGCGACGCGATCTCTGGGATCGCCTCGCGGCGCGCATCCTCGAGGGCGATGGGGGTGCGGTCGCGGCGCGCGCGCTCGCGCGCGGGCTCGGCACGTTGTGGCGGCGGGGGACGAACCAGAGCGCGATCGAGGCGCCGATGCGGCAGCTTCGCGAGATGGCGCGCCGCGCGCGCGCGAGCTCGCTCGACGAGCAGCGACGCTGGCTCGAGGTGATCGCGGTCACCGATCCCGTCGACGGTGCGGAGCGCGATCCGCTCGACCTCGAGCTCGGCCTCGAGAACCTCGTGCGCATCGCCGCGCAGTACGACGACGACGAGGCCGACGCGCGCGCCGCGCGCTTCGCGGGGTCGCTCGCCGCGACGTTCGCGGAGGCGAGCCGCATCGCGCTCGGGACGGACACCGTCCGTCATCGCGCCGCGGCGATCAACGCGCTCGAGGGATGCGCGCGCTCGCTCGCGCTGCGGCTCTGGGGCCCGCTGCTCGCGACGCGACCCGAGGGCGAGCACGTCGACGCGCCCGATCTCGAGGCGACGTGGACCACGATCGCGCGTGCGCCCGCGGAGATCCTCGATCTCTTGAAGGAGCGCGAGCGCACCGAGGACGATCTGCCGCTCGAGGTGCTCGCGGTCCGGCTCGGCGGCTACGCGCTCGATGCGTGCGGTGAGGACAGCGAGCTCGGTCCGGGCAGTGGTCCCACCGCGCACGGCACCTGTCGCTGGCTGCGCAAGGTGGAGGGGCTCGCCGATGGCGCGCGCGATCTGCCCGCGCCGCTCGAGGGCGCGCTGAGCGCGCTCTTCTGGCGCTTGGTCGACACGACGCGCGGCACCGCGCTCGGCGAGGTCGACGACGTGCGCTGGCTCGGTCCGTTCGCCGCGTGGTGGGCGCTGGTGATCGATCGTCCCGCGATGCTGCAGCAGCTCGCGCACGCGCTGCCGATGATGGCCGAGGGCGCGCTCGCACGATGCTGCGAGGAGGCCGAGGCGCTGCGCACCGCGGTCGCGTCGGGCGAGGCCGACGGCAAGTGGGGCGCGGCCGCGGCGGAAGCGCTCGCGTCGCTGCAGACCGACGACACCGAGCTCGCGCACGCGCTCGCAGGGCTCGCGCGTGGGCTCGAGAAGTTCGGCGTCGCCGCGGGCCCGAAGCCCGATCTCGAAGCGCTCTGCCTCGATCTCGTGATGAGCGCGGAGCGCCTCCAGGGCGCGCTCGCCGATCCCGTGAAGGCGCTGCACCCCGCGAGCGAGATGACCGCGGAGAGCTCGCTCTCGCGTGCCGCGACCGAGAATGCGCCGCGTGTGGCCGCGCTGGTGGCGCGGGCGATCCGCGCGCGCGAGCTCTCGATGCTCGAGGTGTGGTTCGCGTCGCTCGGCCCGGTCGCGTCGGCGCTGGTCGAGGGCGCGGTGAGCGGCGCGGTGCGTCGCTCGCCTCCGCCGCCGCCCGCGCCGAAGAAGAAAGAGCCGAAGATCATCGAGGGCTACGAGCTCGTGAAGCCGCTCGGCGAGGGCGGGATCGGCACCGTGTGGCTGGTGCGCAAGCCCGGCGCCGATCGCTTCTTCGTGCTCAAGATCCCGAAGGCCGACGCGCTCGCGGGCGCGAGCGACACCGAGCGCGAGGGCATCCTCGCGTCGTTCGTCGAGGAGGCGAAGGCGCTCGCCGGGCTCTATCACCCGAACGTCGCGAACATCATCGATCGCGGCGTCTCGGGCGCGGTGCCGTTCCTGGTGCTCGAGTACCTGATCGGCGCCGATCTGAAGCAGTACGCGACCGCGCGTCCGATGTCGCTCTTCGAGCTGCGCCAGGTCGTGGTCGAGTCGTGCGCGGGGCTCGCGGCGCTGCACGCGGCGGGGCTCGTCCATCGCGACATCAAGCCGGCGAACCTGTGGCTGCGACTGCCGCTCTCGGGCGGCGAGCGCTTCGAGGGGGACCGCCATCGCGATCCGGCGCGCGCACAGCCGCTCGCGACGGTGGTGATCGACTTCGGCATGGTGCGCGCGATGCGCGTGCCGCCCGACGTGGGTGGGAAATTCGTCGCGGGTACGCCGGGGTACATCGCCCCGGAGCAGGTGCTCGATCCGGTCGAGCTCGACGGGCGCGCCGACGTCTACGCGCTCGCGGGCACGATCTACAACGTCACGACCGGTCGCACGTTCTTCGACGATCTCGAGTCACCTCGCGACCGCATCATCGCGCACATGAACCGCGATCCCTTCGAGGACGGCGAGCGCCTGCGCGCGTATCCGGCCGCGATGGCGAAGCTGCTGCGCGCAGCGACCGCGATCTCGCCGAAGGATCGTCCCCACCCGATGGAGCTCGCGCGCGAGTTCGTCGCCGCGTTGTGA
- a CDS encoding MXAN_6577-like cysteine-rich protein, producing the protein MRKLTCCAVLFALIAWGCGDDDGGTDVPDAGEEMDGATSDVDGGGGGDVDGGGGPSCTAEQLACGEACVDPLIDPASCGACDNACADGEVCSLGTCAADCSAGLTECSGGCVDTESDAANCGACGTACGASEICSGGECVCPPGTEACGDVCVSTASDPAHCGACDAACADGEVCSLGACAAECAAGLTSCDGACIDTTSSPSDCGACDNACATGASCNASTCECPAGTEECAGACVDTESHPLHCGACGTACAAGEVCNAGTCQAECGAGLATCGAACVDTATDVLNCGACGVACTGGQTCAAGECTCPGGGELCDGACVDTATDTANCGGCGDACDPGEACVAGMCRAACPGDLERCGRRCVDFQVDPTNCGGCAISCGFGGTCNAGACTCAAGATECDGSCVNTQTDRNHCGACGTVCADRQFCIGGTCMGRI; encoded by the coding sequence ATGAGGAAACTGACTTGTTGTGCGGTGCTCTTCGCGCTGATCGCGTGGGGCTGTGGCGACGACGACGGTGGCACCGACGTGCCCGACGCCGGCGAGGAGATGGACGGCGCGACCAGCGACGTCGACGGCGGTGGCGGAGGGGACGTCGACGGCGGAGGTGGCCCGAGCTGCACCGCCGAACAGCTCGCGTGCGGCGAAGCATGCGTCGACCCCCTGATCGATCCCGCGAGCTGCGGCGCGTGCGACAACGCCTGCGCGGATGGCGAGGTCTGCTCGCTCGGCACCTGCGCCGCGGACTGCAGCGCCGGCCTGACCGAGTGCAGCGGCGGCTGCGTCGACACCGAGAGTGACGCCGCGAACTGCGGCGCGTGCGGCACCGCGTGCGGCGCGTCCGAGATCTGCTCGGGCGGCGAGTGCGTGTGCCCGCCGGGCACCGAGGCCTGCGGTGACGTGTGTGTCTCGACCGCGAGCGATCCCGCGCACTGCGGCGCGTGCGACGCGGCGTGCGCCGACGGCGAGGTCTGCTCGCTCGGCGCCTGCGCGGCCGAGTGCGCGGCCGGCCTCACGAGCTGCGACGGCGCGTGCATCGACACCACGAGCTCGCCCTCCGACTGCGGCGCCTGCGACAACGCGTGCGCGACCGGCGCGAGCTGCAACGCGAGCACCTGCGAGTGCCCCGCGGGCACCGAGGAGTGCGCGGGCGCGTGCGTCGACACCGAGAGCCACCCGCTCCACTGTGGCGCCTGCGGCACGGCCTGCGCGGCGGGCGAGGTCTGCAACGCGGGCACCTGCCAGGCCGAGTGCGGCGCGGGCCTCGCGACCTGCGGCGCGGCGTGCGTCGACACCGCGACCGACGTGCTGAACTGCGGCGCCTGCGGCGTCGCGTGCACCGGCGGCCAGACCTGCGCCGCAGGCGAGTGCACGTGCCCGGGCGGCGGCGAGCTCTGCGACGGCGCGTGCGTCGACACCGCGACCGACACCGCGAACTGCGGCGGCTGCGGCGATGCCTGCGATCCCGGCGAGGCCTGCGTCGCGGGCATGTGCCGCGCGGCGTGCCCCGGCGACCTCGAGCGCTGCGGGCGTCGCTGCGTCGACTTCCAGGTCGACCCCACGAACTGCGGCGGCTGCGCGATCTCGTGCGGCTTCGGCGGCACCTGCAACGCCGGCGCCTGCACCTGCGCGGCGGGCGCGACCGAGTGTGACGGCTCGTGCGTCAACACCCAGACCGATCGCAACCACTGCGGCGCGTGCGGCACCGTCTGCGCGGATCGTCAGTTCTGCATCGGGGGCACGTGCATGGGACGCATCTGA
- a CDS encoding methyltransferase domain-containing protein: MNDIRSVLSEAEGRIDRAVSAILAALEAGEIPDDDVFDAIYAPRWRELSYQHWTPIETADVAVAWLTSGGARRVLDVGAGVGKLCVYGALTTNDVAFVGVEQRADLVEEARRTAARLGVEDRVEIRHGTLDDVDPAEFDALYLYNPFAENLGADDTEIIDSSVPLTFDRFRRDVSLVERWLGAASIGTRLVTLHGFGGHVPDSFRLVASQRDGWDALRAWEKHAPARRR, from the coding sequence ATGAACGACATTCGCTCCGTGCTCAGCGAGGCCGAAGGCAGGATCGATCGTGCGGTCTCGGCGATCCTCGCCGCGCTCGAAGCCGGAGAGATCCCCGACGACGACGTCTTCGACGCGATCTACGCGCCGCGGTGGCGCGAGCTCTCGTACCAGCACTGGACGCCGATCGAGACCGCCGACGTCGCGGTCGCCTGGCTCACCAGCGGCGGCGCGCGTCGTGTGCTCGACGTGGGCGCGGGGGTCGGCAAGCTCTGCGTGTACGGCGCGCTCACGACGAACGACGTGGCCTTCGTCGGCGTCGAGCAGCGCGCCGATCTCGTCGAGGAGGCACGGCGCACCGCGGCGCGCCTCGGCGTCGAGGATCGCGTCGAGATCCGTCACGGCACGCTCGACGACGTCGATCCCGCCGAGTTCGACGCCCTCTATCTCTACAATCCGTTCGCCGAGAACCTGGGCGCCGACGACACCGAGATCATCGACTCGAGCGTGCCGCTGACGTTCGATCGATTCCGTCGCGACGTCTCGCTCGTCGAGCGCTGGCTCGGCGCTGCCTCGATCGGGACGCGCCTGGTCACGCTGCACGGGTTCGGCGGGCACGTGCCCGACAGCTTCCGGCTCGTGGCCTCGCAGCGCGACGGCTGGGACGCGCTGCGGGCGTGGGAGAAACACGCGCCCGCGAGGCGACGGTGA
- a CDS encoding RelA/SpoT family protein gives MVRLTDRISLTEIVEKVRGYQPQADFDLVNRAYVFSAQKHEGQKRKSGEPYFTHPVAVANIIAEMKLDSASVCAALLHDVLEDTDVTTKQMEEIFGEEVSFLVDGVTKLGKINFTCKEDQQAESFRKMLVAMARDIRVLLVKLADRLDNMRTLEHMKPEAQARIAQETLEIYAPLAGRLGINWLKSELEDLSFRYLYPEAYVDITAKSKKVSRDQERYISDVCKRLQKMLIERGFAAECSGRMKHLYSIYRKMRQNNCEFEQVHDVLAFRVLVENVADCYAALGVIHSQWTPIPGRFKDYIALPKPNMYQSLHTTVIGPGQRRIEVQIRTHEMHKTAENGIAAHWKYKDKSGGPDAKDAARFAWLRQLMEFQQEVADPAEFLDSVKVDLFADEVYVFTPKGQLKVFPRGATPIDFAYSVHSEVGDHCAGSRVNGAIVPLRYTLHNGDTVEIITSPQQHPSKDWLDFVQTGRARSRIRTYIRSEERRRSIKLGKDLVERAFHKKDMSFARFLKSGDAERVATHFKVQSPDELFAAVGYGRVSASDVYDAAIQDEKSADALRPSFIERTVRRVTGSSSAGGIRIDDVDDVLVRFAQCCQPLPGDPITGWITRGRGVTVHRRGCPKAMELDPERRIDVAWSEAIKIARPVALRIITSDRPGILANVSAAFTEAGVNIQEANCRVGPDGQAVNLFQFLVDDAGRLQNLMRKIQGVEGVYSVERA, from the coding sequence ATGGTCCGCCTGACCGACAGAATCTCCCTCACCGAGATCGTCGAGAAGGTTCGCGGCTACCAACCCCAGGCGGACTTCGACCTCGTCAATCGCGCGTACGTCTTCTCCGCGCAGAAGCACGAGGGCCAGAAGCGGAAGTCGGGCGAGCCCTACTTCACCCACCCGGTCGCGGTCGCGAACATCATCGCGGAGATGAAGCTCGACAGCGCGAGCGTCTGCGCCGCGCTGCTCCACGACGTCCTCGAGGACACCGACGTCACGACCAAGCAGATGGAGGAGATCTTCGGCGAGGAGGTCTCCTTCCTCGTCGACGGCGTCACGAAGCTCGGCAAGATCAACTTCACCTGCAAGGAAGACCAGCAAGCGGAGAGCTTCCGCAAGATGCTGGTCGCGATGGCGCGCGACATCCGCGTGCTGCTCGTGAAGCTCGCCGACCGTCTCGACAACATGCGGACCCTCGAGCACATGAAGCCCGAGGCGCAGGCCCGCATCGCCCAGGAGACGCTGGAGATCTACGCGCCGCTCGCCGGACGCCTCGGCATCAACTGGCTCAAGAGCGAGCTCGAGGATCTCTCGTTCCGCTACCTGTATCCCGAGGCCTACGTCGACATCACCGCGAAGTCGAAGAAGGTCTCGCGCGACCAGGAGCGCTACATCAGCGACGTCTGCAAGCGACTGCAGAAGATGCTGATCGAGCGCGGGTTCGCCGCCGAGTGCAGCGGGCGCATGAAGCACCTGTACTCGATCTACCGCAAGATGCGGCAGAACAACTGCGAGTTCGAGCAAGTGCACGACGTGCTCGCGTTCCGCGTGCTCGTCGAGAACGTCGCGGACTGTTACGCAGCGCTGGGCGTGATCCACTCGCAGTGGACCCCGATCCCCGGCCGCTTCAAGGACTACATCGCGCTGCCGAAGCCCAACATGTACCAGTCGTTGCACACGACGGTCATCGGGCCCGGGCAGCGCCGCATCGAGGTGCAGATCCGCACCCACGAGATGCACAAGACCGCCGAGAACGGCATCGCGGCGCACTGGAAGTACAAGGACAAGAGCGGCGGCCCCGACGCGAAGGACGCGGCGCGCTTCGCGTGGCTGCGCCAGCTCATGGAGTTCCAGCAGGAGGTCGCGGACCCCGCCGAGTTCCTCGACTCGGTGAAGGTCGATCTCTTCGCGGACGAGGTCTACGTCTTCACGCCGAAGGGGCAGCTCAAGGTCTTCCCGCGCGGCGCGACGCCGATCGACTTCGCGTACTCGGTGCACTCGGAGGTCGGCGATCACTGCGCGGGCTCGCGCGTGAACGGCGCGATCGTCCCGCTGCGGTACACGCTGCACAACGGCGACACCGTCGAGATCATCACGTCGCCGCAGCAGCATCCCAGCAAGGACTGGCTCGACTTCGTGCAGACGGGCCGCGCGCGCTCGCGGATCCGCACGTACATCCGGAGCGAGGAGCGCCGTCGCTCGATCAAGCTCGGCAAGGATCTCGTCGAGCGCGCCTTCCACAAGAAGGACATGTCGTTCGCGCGCTTCCTGAAGAGCGGCGACGCCGAGCGGGTCGCGACGCACTTCAAGGTGCAGAGCCCGGACGAGCTCTTCGCGGCGGTCGGGTACGGGCGCGTGTCCGCGTCGGACGTGTACGACGCGGCGATCCAGGACGAGAAGTCGGCGGACGCGCTGCGGCCCTCGTTCATCGAGCGCACGGTGCGTCGCGTCACCGGCAGCTCGAGCGCGGGCGGGATCCGCATCGACGACGTCGACGACGTGCTGGTGCGCTTCGCCCAGTGTTGTCAGCCGCTGCCGGGCGATCCGATCACCGGATGGATCACGCGGGGGCGCGGCGTGACGGTGCATCGTCGCGGCTGCCCCAAGGCGATGGAGCTCGATCCCGAGCGCCGCATCGACGTCGCGTGGAGCGAGGCGATCAAGATCGCGCGGCCGGTCGCGCTGCGGATCATCACCTCGGATCGGCCGGGGATCCTCGCGAACGTGAGCGCTGCGTTCACCGAAGCGGGCGTGAACATCCAGGAGGCGAACTGCCGCGTCGGTCCCGACGGTCAGGCGGTGAACCTCTTCCAGTTCCTGGTCGACGACGCCGGGCGCTTGCAGAACCTGATGCGCAAGATCCAGGGCGTCGAAGGCGTGTACTCGGTCGAGCGCGCCTGA